In Musa acuminata AAA Group cultivar baxijiao chromosome BXJ2-8, Cavendish_Baxijiao_AAA, whole genome shotgun sequence, one genomic interval encodes:
- the LOC135619104 gene encoding peroxidase 5-like has product MAWGRGAMLVALVVALCLSALGADAQLKVGYYSYGCPAAELIVKEEVEKALIDDPGVGADLLRMHFHDCFVRGCDGSVLIDSTEHNTAEKDAKINLTLEGFEIIDAIKEKLEAACKGVVSCADLLAFAARDSVVHYGGIHYRVPAGRKDGTVSKEGDTSILPSPALDLTELTKLFISKGLSQNDMITLSGAHTVGIAHCDAFTDRLYDTDETLDQKYAKALRKQCPPGSNNTVSMDPKSPQRFDNHYYRSLLKNRGLFISDQTLLSTQGTTTQVKRLASNYKRFQRKFAAAIVKMGEIGILTGSEGEVRANCRKIN; this is encoded by the exons ATGGCGTGGGGAAGAGGAGCGATGCTGGTGGCCCTCGTCGTGGCCTTGTGCCTGAGCGCACTCGGGGCGGACGCCCAGCTCAAGGTTGGATACTACTCCTATGGCTGCCCAGCAGCTGAGCTCATTGTTAAGGAGGAGGTCGAGAAGGCTCTGATAGATGACCCTGGCGTCGGTGCTGACCTTCTCCGGATGCACTTCCACGACTGCTTCGTGAGG GGTTGCGATGGCTCGGTTCTTATCGATTCGACGGAGCACAACACCGCCGAGAAGGATGCAAAAATCAATCTAACCCTCGAAGGATTTGAGATTATCGACGCTATCAAGGAAAAGTTGGAGGCCGCCTGCAAAGGAGTCGTCTCGTGCGCAGACCTTCTGGCATTCGCCGCCAGAGACAGCGTCGTACAT TACGGAGGAATTCACTACAGAGTCCCTGCAGGCAGAAAAGATGGAACGGTATCCAAGGAAGGCGACACGAGCATTCTCCCTTCGCCGGCCCTTGACCTCACTGAGCTCACAAAGTTGTTCATCTCCAAGGGGTTGAGCCAAAATGACATGATCACTCTTTCAG GAGCGCACACGGTCGGCATCGCGCACTGTGACGCCTTCACCGACAGGCTGTACGACACAGACGAGACGCTGGATCAGAAGTACGCAAAGGCGCTGCGGAAGCAGTGCCCTCCGGGCAGCAACAACACGGTGTCGATGGACCCGAAAAGCCCTCAAAGGTTCGACAACCATTACTACAGGAGCCTCCTGAAGAACCGAGGGCTGTTCATCTCGGACCAGACCCTCCTTTCCACGCAGGGCACGACGACGCAGGTGAAGCGGCTCGCGAGCAACTACAAGCGCTTCCAGCGGAAGTTCGCGGC